The following proteins come from a genomic window of Actinomycetes bacterium:
- the carB gene encoding carbamoyl-phosphate synthase large subunit translates to MPKRKDLKKILIIGSGPIIIGQACEFDYSGTQGCKVLKDEGYEVILVNSNPATIMTDPEFADKTYIEPLTPEFVEKVIIKERPDALLSTLGGQTGLNIAVSLEEAGVLKKYGVELLGANVDVINKAEDRALFKQAMRDIGLYVPPSEYAHSLEEALGFSEKLKFPLVVRPSFTLGGLGGGVAFNKEEFTETVLRGLDLSPIGRVLIEKSVAGWKEFELEVMRDKADNVVIVCSIENFDPMGVHTGDSITVAPAQTLTDQEYQNMRNAALRIIREIGVETGGSNIQFAINPENGQMAVIEMNPRVSRSSALASKATGFPIAKIATKLAIGYNLDEIPNDITKKTPACFEPSIDYVVVKFPRWAFEKFPGTDPTLTTRMKSVGEAMAIGRTFKQALQKAIRSLEIDRYGLGADGYDHIKQEMLFKKLSVPNQDRVFYIKLAFEMGKTVEQIYEYTKIDPWFLYNIKQLVEFEKKFSNRNLASLSRQDLLEAKRLGYSDIQIAHMCNSSQEKVRKLRKKLDLVATFKTVDTCAAEFEAYTPYYYSTYESEDEVKPSDKDKIVILGSGPNRIGQGIEFDYCCVHASFALHQDGYETIMVNCNPETVSTDYDTSDRLYFEPLTFEDVMNIIEAEKPIGVIVQFGGQTPLKLAQQLQNEGVNILGTSPDSIDLAEDRQRFGAMLSEMGIPQPDNGTALNIDQAIEIANRIGYPVLVRPSYVLGGRAMSIVYDQDSLKNYVRDAALVSPDRPILIDKFLERAIEIDVDAVFDGEEIFIGGIMEHIEEAGIHSGDSACVIPPFTLDSKTLDTLRKYTYQIAEKLKVRGLINIQYAIKNSKVFVLEANPRASRTIPFISKSINIPLAKIASRVMTGKKLKAQDFERKDSTKLNYFSIKEAVMPFNRFPGIDTILGPEMKSTGEVMGIDPNFGIAFAKSQIATNQKFPVQGTVFISVSDRDKQQIEDIARGFMDLGFKIITTKGTGEFLEGKSIKCDSVLKIREGRPNVLDLIKNGDVDLIINTPEGSTARSDGYYLRTAAVLHNVTSITTISGASAVMQGIKELRSNVNVKVKAIQDYK, encoded by the coding sequence ATGCCTAAAAGGAAAGACTTAAAAAAGATTTTAATAATAGGCTCGGGACCCATAATAATAGGGCAGGCTTGTGAGTTTGACTATTCGGGAACCCAGGGCTGTAAGGTATTAAAAGACGAAGGTTATGAAGTAATACTGGTAAACAGCAATCCTGCTACTATTATGACTGATCCTGAATTTGCGGATAAAACCTATATTGAGCCGCTTACCCCGGAATTTGTGGAAAAAGTTATAATAAAAGAAAGGCCGGATGCACTGCTGTCAACCCTGGGGGGCCAGACCGGGCTAAATATTGCAGTAAGCCTGGAGGAAGCAGGGGTGCTTAAGAAATATGGAGTGGAACTTCTGGGTGCCAATGTGGATGTTATAAACAAGGCTGAAGACAGGGCTTTGTTTAAGCAGGCCATGAGAGATATCGGCTTATATGTTCCACCCAGCGAATATGCTCACAGTCTTGAAGAAGCCCTGGGGTTTAGCGAAAAGCTTAAATTTCCCCTGGTAGTGAGGCCCAGTTTCACTCTGGGCGGCCTGGGGGGTGGAGTTGCTTTCAATAAAGAAGAATTTACGGAAACGGTTTTAAGGGGCCTGGATCTTTCACCCATTGGCAGGGTTTTAATTGAAAAATCGGTGGCGGGCTGGAAAGAGTTCGAACTGGAGGTAATGAGGGACAAAGCGGATAATGTAGTGATTGTATGCTCCATAGAAAATTTTGATCCCATGGGGGTACATACCGGAGACAGCATAACCGTTGCTCCTGCGCAAACCCTTACCGACCAGGAATACCAGAATATGCGTAATGCGGCATTAAGGATTATCAGGGAAATTGGGGTAGAGACCGGGGGGTCTAATATTCAGTTTGCTATAAATCCGGAAAATGGCCAGATGGCAGTAATTGAAATGAATCCCAGGGTATCAAGAAGCAGTGCACTGGCCAGTAAGGCCACCGGGTTTCCTATTGCCAAGATAGCCACCAAGCTGGCCATTGGCTATAATCTGGATGAGATACCTAATGATATTACCAAAAAAACACCTGCCTGTTTTGAGCCGTCAATAGATTATGTGGTTGTAAAATTTCCCCGGTGGGCTTTTGAAAAGTTCCCGGGTACAGACCCCACGCTAACCACCAGGATGAAATCAGTGGGTGAAGCAATGGCCATAGGCAGGACCTTTAAGCAGGCTTTGCAGAAAGCTATACGTTCGCTGGAAATAGACCGTTATGGCCTGGGCGCTGATGGATATGATCATATAAAGCAGGAGATGCTTTTCAAAAAACTCTCTGTGCCTAATCAGGATAGAGTTTTTTATATAAAACTTGCATTTGAGATGGGCAAGACCGTAGAACAGATTTATGAATATACCAAAATAGACCCTTGGTTTTTATACAATATAAAGCAACTGGTGGAATTCGAAAAAAAGTTTTCTAATCGTAATCTGGCCAGCCTGAGCAGACAGGATTTGCTGGAAGCAAAAAGGCTGGGGTATTCAGATATCCAAATTGCACATATGTGTAACAGTTCCCAGGAAAAAGTAAGAAAGCTTAGAAAGAAGCTGGACCTGGTTGCAACCTTTAAAACCGTAGATACCTGTGCTGCTGAGTTTGAGGCTTATACCCCTTACTATTATTCTACTTATGAATCTGAGGATGAAGTAAAACCTTCAGATAAAGATAAAATAGTAATACTGGGCAGCGGACCCAACCGGATAGGACAGGGAATAGAATTTGACTACTGCTGCGTTCATGCTTCATTTGCCCTGCACCAGGATGGCTATGAAACCATAATGGTAAACTGCAATCCAGAAACGGTGAGTACCGATTATGATACTTCGGACCGGTTGTATTTCGAACCTTTAACTTTTGAAGATGTAATGAACATCATAGAAGCAGAGAAACCGATAGGGGTAATAGTGCAGTTTGGCGGTCAGACTCCCTTGAAATTAGCCCAGCAGCTGCAAAATGAAGGTGTAAACATACTGGGTACTTCTCCGGACAGCATAGATCTGGCCGAAGACAGGCAAAGGTTTGGGGCTATGCTTTCAGAGATGGGTATTCCTCAGCCCGATAATGGCACGGCCTTAAACATAGACCAGGCTATAGAAATTGCCAATCGGATCGGTTATCCGGTACTGGTTAGGCCTTCCTATGTACTGGGAGGCAGGGCTATGAGTATAGTTTATGATCAGGATTCCCTTAAAAATTATGTACGGGATGCTGCCCTGGTGTCACCGGACAGGCCCATACTCATAGACAAATTCCTGGAAAGAGCAATTGAAATAGATGTGGATGCAGTGTTTGACGGTGAAGAAATATTTATCGGGGGAATAATGGAGCACATCGAAGAGGCAGGGATACATTCAGGAGACAGCGCCTGTGTTATCCCGCCTTTTACCCTGGATTCCAAAACTCTTGATACCCTGAGAAAATATACCTACCAGATAGCAGAAAAACTGAAAGTAAGGGGTCTTATTAATATCCAGTATGCCATAAAGAATTCAAAGGTTTTTGTTCTGGAAGCTAACCCCAGGGCTTCGAGAACCATACCCTTTATAAGCAAGTCAATTAATATTCCTTTAGCCAAGATAGCATCCAGGGTAATGACTGGAAAAAAATTAAAGGCTCAGGATTTTGAAAGGAAAGATTCTACCAAATTAAATTATTTCAGCATCAAAGAAGCAGTAATGCCTTTTAACCGTTTTCCTGGCATTGATACCATTTTGGGGCCGGAGATGAAATCAACAGGAGAGGTTATGGGAATAGACCCCAACTTTGGTATAGCTTTTGCCAAGTCCCAGATTGCTACCAACCAGAAATTTCCTGTACAGGGCACTGTGTTTATAAGCGTAAGTGACCGGGACAAGCAGCAAATAGAGGATATTGCCAGGGGATTTATGGATCTGGGTTTTAAAATAATTACCACCAAGGGAACCGGGGAATTTTTGGAAGGCAAGTCCATAAAATGTGATTCAGTGCTTAAAATAAGGGAAGGCAGGCCCAATGTTCTGGATCTTATTAAAAACGGGGATGTAGACCTTATAATAAACACACCCGAAGGAAGCACTGCCAGGAGCGATGGTTATTATTTAAGGACGGCAGCAGTACTGCACAATGTAACTTCCATAACCACCATATCCGGTGCTTCGGCAGTAATGCAGGGAATAAAGGAATTAAGATCAAACGTTAATGTAAAAGTTAAAGCTATTCAGGACTATAAATGA
- a CDS encoding dihydroorotate dehydrogenase electron transfer subunit: protein MKSVSGEVVNNRRLGDDLFKIDIFSPYVCRNAGLGQFINIKCSEPGQHDPLLRRPFSIYDIEQSFNVITVLYQLRGKGTKYLSGLVKGDVIDFSGPLGQPIEISSDRVLLIGGGIGIAPLFFIASKCIAESRKVRILAGFKDDSFRLIERDIMRLNIDYSIYCEKDHWANPGQVVEGLADIQKYSEYDTYCCGPRPMLKVLQNKLSEHRGKTVAILEEWMACGVGVCAGCAVKIRQDMNGYVYKKVCSDGPAFNLREVIFD, encoded by the coding sequence ATGAAATCTGTAAGCGGGGAAGTTGTAAATAATAGAAGGCTGGGTGATGATCTGTTTAAAATTGACATTTTTTCACCCTATGTATGCAGGAATGCAGGGCTGGGCCAGTTTATAAATATAAAATGTTCAGAACCTGGACAGCATGATCCTTTATTGCGACGGCCCTTCAGCATTTATGATATAGAGCAGTCCTTTAATGTAATAACTGTTCTTTATCAGTTAAGGGGCAAGGGAACCAAATATCTGTCCGGCCTGGTCAAAGGCGATGTAATAGATTTTTCCGGCCCCCTGGGACAGCCCATAGAGATAAGCAGCGACAGGGTACTGCTTATAGGGGGAGGCATAGGTATTGCTCCCCTGTTTTTTATTGCCAGTAAATGTATTGCTGAGTCAAGAAAAGTCCGCATTCTTGCGGGCTTTAAGGATGACAGTTTCAGATTGATAGAAAGAGACATAATGAGGCTTAATATTGATTACAGCATATACTGCGAAAAGGACCACTGGGCCAATCCCGGCCAGGTGGTGGAAGGTTTAGCTGATATACAGAAATACAGTGAATATGATACCTACTGTTGTGGACCCAGGCCCATGCTGAAAGTACTGCAGAACAAGTTATCAGAGCATAGAGGAAAAACAGTGGCTATTCTGGAAGAATGGATGGCCTGCGGGGTAGGGGTTTGCGCAGGGTGTGCGGTAAAAATAAGGCAGGATATGAACGGATATGTCTATAAAAAAGTGTGCAGCGATGGTCCCGCATTCAACCTCAGGGAGGTAATTTTTGACTGA
- a CDS encoding dihydroorotate dehydrogenase: MAVELGDLKLKNPVITCSGTFGSGIEYANFYDPSILGAVTTKSFSLSPRQGNPPPRIFETAGGILNSIGLQNPGIDKFISYDLPLIKKLNINAILSIFGETIAEFEQIAGRILDVADQIGGVELNLSCPNVDKGGMAFCSCPEDIREIASRVKQILNRPVIVKLSPNVGQLKHQALAAKQGGADAVSLINTLVGTAFDIETFKPRLGNVTGGLSGPAIKPIALAKVLEIAREEIIPVIGMGGIFDYRDALEFMVAGAAAVGIGTVNFIDYNAGKKIINGMTDYLNSKNIDHIGKIIGRAFK, from the coding sequence CTGGCAGTAGAGCTGGGAGACTTGAAACTAAAGAATCCGGTAATTACCTGCTCGGGTACTTTTGGATCCGGTATAGAATATGCCAACTTTTATGATCCTTCCATACTGGGTGCAGTTACCACCAAAAGTTTTTCGCTTTCGCCCAGGCAGGGCAACCCTCCTCCCAGAATTTTTGAGACCGCAGGGGGGATATTAAATTCAATAGGACTTCAGAATCCTGGAATTGATAAGTTTATAAGTTATGACCTGCCTCTGATAAAAAAGTTAAATATCAATGCTATATTAAGCATATTTGGTGAAACTATTGCAGAATTTGAGCAGATTGCTGGCCGGATCCTGGATGTAGCCGACCAGATAGGGGGAGTGGAACTTAATCTCTCCTGCCCCAATGTAGATAAGGGAGGAATGGCTTTCTGCAGCTGCCCTGAAGATATAAGAGAAATCGCATCTAGGGTCAAGCAAATATTAAATAGACCCGTAATAGTTAAACTAAGCCCCAATGTAGGACAATTAAAGCATCAGGCCCTGGCGGCTAAACAGGGAGGAGCCGATGCGGTTTCGCTTATTAACACTCTGGTGGGAACCGCGTTTGACATAGAAACTTTTAAGCCCCGGCTGGGCAATGTGACCGGTGGGCTTTCCGGACCGGCCATAAAGCCTATAGCTCTGGCCAAGGTGCTTGAGATTGCCAGGGAAGAAATAATTCCGGTAATAGGGATGGGTGGAATATTTGATTACCGGGATGCTTTGGAATTTATGGTAGCTGGAGCTGCTGCGGTAGGGATAGGTACGGTTAATTTTATAGATTATAATGCGGGGAAAAAAATAATTAATGGCATGACTGATTATCTGAATAGCAAAAACATAGACCATATTGGAAAAATAATAGGAAGGGCTTTTAAATGA